CCTGTCCCTTGAGGGCGAGCAGGCGTCACGGCCGGTGCTAACGGACTACATTGCGACACGGTGGTACCGCCCGCCGGAGATTTTGCTCGGTTCGACACGATACACCAAGGGCGTAGATATGTGGTCGGTGGGCTGCATTCTTGCGGAGTTGATGCTGGGAAAGCCCATCTTTCCCGGCCGCTCCACCACGAACCAGTTGGAGCTGATCTGCAGCGTGACGGGCATGCCCTCCGCGGCGGATGTGGCGGCGACCAACTCGCAGTTTGCTCACGCGATGCTTCGCGACATCCACTGCGCGCATCGACGCACGTTcgctgagctgctgccgagcgcTTCTGCCGATGCGCTGGACCTGATCGAGCGCTTTATGCGTTTCAACCCGAACCGTCGTATATCTGCCGCCGAGGCCCTGGAGCACCCGTACGTCGCTGCCTTTCACCGTCCTGACGAGGAAGCGGTGGCACCGGAACCCATCACCGTCTCTCTTCCCGACAGCCAGCGTTTGCCCTTGGCCAAGTACAGGGACGCCATCTACGAGCAAATTGCCGCACTGCGCCGTAGCTCCACGTCCGCCGAtcaacggcagcgcgcggAGCGACAgaccgccggcagcaccgctaGCCGCAAGACGTccgtcagcagcaccgccgcacggGCGGCTCCCCAGCGCAGTGCTGTGAAGCCCACCTCGACTAGTGCGGTCAGCGAAGCATCATCTTCGAAGGCGTACGCCCGTCCCGCCTTCCGCTCGGCAACGTCTGCCGCCTCTGGTCTGGAAAGTAGACCCGTCGCGCgtgaggcagcggtgcgcaagTGACCGtcaccgctgcgcctctgctctTTCGCCTTGAATGATAGAAGCCGTGCACCCCTTTCGTGTGTGGGAGTCGCCTTTTGAATGAGCGAAGTCTGAGGACtgggcatgtgtgtgtagaTGCGtgtttgtctgtgtgtatgtgtgctcaCCGATACTTGAGCCTCGTCTCGGAGGGTCCCGCTCTTTGGCGGTGAGGCTCAACAGGTATGGGCAAACGAGGGGAGGACACGATTCGAGCGATTCCTTGCTCGTGTgtgaggggagagaggtACACGCTGCGATTGGCTTCCTGCTCCCTGTCTGTAAGCGGCGGACAAAGACACGGCGGTGCCTTCTTATCGCAAAAAAAACCCGTATCTTCTgagctgctctctctctctctctctgtgacTGCCTgtctctgttttttttttcttcctccGTTACTGCTCCTTTGACGTTGCGATAGGACACTAACGTGCTCTGCATCTCGTTGACCGCAATGCCCCAGGACAATGCTGCTTTTCTCTACGTGCTGCGTCTGCTAAACACGCTCGTAATCCCCTTCTCCCCACGTCTTCCACTTCTGCCGTCTCCTCGCCTCAACGCTgatcctcttcctctctgttTGCGCACCTAACTTTGTTTTCTTGTCATCTTCGTTGGATTGTTCTCGATTTTCGAGTTTGAATGCCCTGTTTTCATTCTGGTTGAAATGGTGTCTGGTAGTCTTCGTTATCCCTTGGTGGGTGCGAGCgaggaggggcagggaggagATGGCTTCATTCCGCGATTGCAAGGTCACTGCAGTAATCCAATAGGAATCACAATTCTCACCAGGGCCCTCTTCAGCACCATTTACTTGTCTTTGCGTGTGGCGATGTACCGTCCCCTCTCTTGCCCtttctttgctttttttGCGTTTAACGAGCGGCACAAGCGACCTGCATGCTGTCACGTTTGTACCGCTCTTCATTTCTAACTCTccaagtgtgtgtgtgtgtggggggggagttGTTACGGTCGCTCTCTTTGTGCTGCGTCATGCCGCTGTCCGTTTCGCCATTCTtgcacgcccccccccctcttcctcctaccccctaccccccccccccaaaaaaaaaaaagagttACACAATCCGCAAGATACgctcaccctctctcccgccccctTTGCGATTCTATTTTCTCTCTacctgcagcaccttctttttctttttacTTTTCGAATATGCTTTTCGTTGTGGCGTTGTGCGCCTTCCTCTCATGTTGTTTTCTCCTTGTTAATGAGCTGGAGTTTCTTAcatctgtgtgcgtgctgctttCCCTCgtccgccttctcccttcGCTTTGGCGTTTTCggtcttgtgtgtgtgtgtgtgtgcgtgtgcgtgtgctggtcTGTCAGTGTCTGTGTGCATTAGCGCGTGACGGGATCCCTCTGACTTGTGTTTTTTGCTGATATGCGTTCGCAACCGCCCCCGGTGCACACCGCTATTATACCGTGGACGCGTCGTGATGGTTCCCATTTTCTTGTGTGAGTGCAACTTTTTGTTCGCTGTTGTACACAAACTCTTTCCGCCAGTGTCTGTCGCCCGCTTTTGCTTTGGGGCTATCATTGGTCCGTTGTCGTTGCTGTCGTTTTCTGTGAGatgggaagaggggggggtggcTGCTGTGTGCTTAACCTTCTTTGGTCCGCCTGTCTTCCTGTATACGGGTATGTGTtcgtgcatgtatgtgtgtctaTTGGTGACGCCTCTACTCCGTGGATTAGCTGTCGCGTGCTTTACTTTCTTCATTCTGCGCTTCGAACGTGCCGTCTACCGTGCATCTCTTTGTGGCACTGCTGAGCAACGCGGATCTTTCATGCGTTTGCGGCAGATCCGCCATGCCGTCATGGTGCCCTTGCCCTCGTTTCCGCTGTGCTTTTTTCTTTTATTTGGTCGACTATCCTTTTCGTccaacacaaaaaaaatgcaCACGAATACATGCGCGACGTTCtttgtgcgtgtctgtgtctgcgaCCATGCTGCCGTCGTTTTCGTCGTGCTCATTTTACGGCTCGCTATATCATGTGCTCGCCAGCGTAACTTATTGCTCTTTTCCTTTCGTGATCTGCAATGTAGGGAGGGGCGCTGTGCACGGGCGGAAGAGACGGTGCAAGCGCGCGTACGCTGTTTTCGTGGCGAACCTCTTCTCTTTCAAGACAGGAGGCTTAGCGGCACATGCGACTGGGTGGTGTTGTTGACAGGACGTGCTGTGGAGATTTGAGGTGGGTGGCTGGAAGGGGAAGAGCAGAGAGGGTTGAGTTTTCATATCTGCGTGCGTTCTCCGCGTGCTCTGCCGCCCCGCCTGCTCCCTCACCCGTTTCTTACGCACCTGACAATCCACCACTTCCCCACAAGTTTTTTTCGCATGCTGGTCAGTCTCTTTCCTGTCTTCGCATGGTCACCACTACCTTCGCCAATGTGTATTCACGCGTACCCTCCTACCTCTCTCGTtacggctgctgcttgtcCTCGCTCTGCGCTTATGCCAAAGACGTGCTTTCAGTCGTGAGCCTTGCTACCCCTTGCTTTTCTCATTGCTCCTGTTACTCCTGCATTTTTTCATGTGTGCTCTTCCTTGCTCGTCTTCGCTTGGCAGCCGATCCGCGTTGCGCTGCACCTAGGTCGCTGTCGTTCATCCGTGCTCTTGCCTtgtgccgccactgccaccccTTGCTCCCCGATTTATCCATGGCCTGCTTCCTCCTTTATGCCCCTCTTCGCTCTCGATAGGGGCTGGCGAGAgtatgtgcgtgcggtgCACCTCGTGGGCGCAGGTGCGTCTTTAAACTTGCGTGCTGGTGCTCACTCCGGCGAACTGCGCTGCGAACTGCTCGATGCGAAACGAGCCTCCTTCCAGCCAAAGACGCCACGACAACCGACAGTTTCCATGCGACCTTTAAACGGCATCGAAGCAGCAGTACGATTAGCCCCGAAAAGAAAAGCGAAAAATTGTGTAGAAAGATGCTCTGGTCGTGTCACGCTGCTTGCGTTGCCTCCGTCTCGTTGATGAGGAGCAGTGAGGAGCGGGTGGCGAGTGTACAGCACTTTGGAGGGGCGCGAGTGGAGGGAACCGACACGCCATGCAACCTCAGTGCCCTGGTCCTTTTACCCCTCTGCTTTATCTGTTCTAAGGACGCCGGGCACCTCCCCGCGGTATGGCAGGA
The window above is part of the Leishmania major strain Friedlin complete genome, chromosome 36 genome. Proteins encoded here:
- a CDS encoding putative mitogen-activated protein kinase — translated: MSAEIESHILKKYEIQAQLGQGAYGIVWRALERKHNRVVALKKIYDAFQNSTDAQRTFREIMFLHRLHHPNIIKLLHVHRAFNDRDIYLVFEYMETDLHVVIRANILEEIHKQFIIYQLLKTMKYLHSAEILHRDMKPSNLLVNSDCTMKVADFGLARSILSLEGEQASRPVLTDYIATRWYRPPEILLGSTRYTKGVDMWSVGCILAELMLGKPIFPGRSTTNQLELICSVTGMPSAADVAATNSQFAHAMLRDIHCAHRRTFAELLPSASADALDLIERFMRFNPNRRISAAEALEHPYVAAFHRPDEEAVAPEPITVSLPDSQRLPLAKYRDAIYEQIAALRRSSTSADQRQRAERQTAGSTASRKTSVSSTAARAAPQRSAVKPTSTSAVSEASSSKAYARPAFRSATSAASGLESRPVAREAAVRK